A section of the Spirosoma pollinicola genome encodes:
- a CDS encoding response regulator has protein sequence MSKKGPIILIEDDEDDQLLIKMAIKNLNVVNPIWVFHNGQEALEYLERSVEQPFLILCDINMPLLNGLELRAVINQHKILREKSIPFVFLTTTASAEAIRMAYDESVQGFYQKENSQAGLQQQLKLIIDYWQSCLHPNSLL, from the coding sequence ATGTCAAAAAAAGGACCTATCATCCTGATTGAAGATGATGAAGATGACCAGCTGTTGATCAAGATGGCCATTAAGAATTTAAATGTTGTCAATCCTATTTGGGTTTTCCATAATGGTCAGGAGGCTTTAGAATATCTGGAAAGGTCTGTAGAACAACCATTTCTAATTTTGTGTGATATCAATATGCCGTTACTAAATGGGTTGGAGTTACGAGCCGTAATTAATCAGCACAAGATCTTGCGGGAAAAATCCATTCCCTTTGTATTTCTGACTACTACAGCGAGTGCCGAAGCGATCCGAATGGCTTATGACGAATCGGTACAGGGTTTTTACCAGAAGGAAAATAGCCAGGCCGGACTTCAGCAGCAGCTCAAATTGATTATTGATTACTGGCAAAGTTGTTTGCACCCGAATAGCCTACTCTGA